From the Oryza glaberrima chromosome 5, OglaRS2, whole genome shotgun sequence genome, one window contains:
- the LOC127774187 gene encoding phospholipid-transporting ATPase 2-like: MLLLSRGGSSVGDEKGSGNINVSTNVTLDLAKGVYAKFIDWDEQMFDRETCMPAHSANTAISEDLGQVEYILSDRTGTLTENRMIFRRCCMSDTLYGENNGDALKDARLLDAVSCNDPDIVKFLTLFLIPNFSNGGTITYQAQSQDEEALVTAASKLNMVLVSKDSNTAEISFNGCKFYYDLLDILEFTSDRKRMSAVVKDVQSGKILLSKGADETILPRCHQAGDGSRCSRSLILLLS, translated from the exons ATGCTGCTGCTGTCCAG GGGTGGCTCTTCTGTGGGCGATGAAAAGGGCAGTGGCAACATCAATGTATCGACGAAC GTAACTCTTGATCTGGCTAAAGGTGTATATGCAAAGTTCATTGACTGGGATGAACAAATGTTCGATCGGGAAACATGTATGCCTGCTCATTCAGCTAA CACAGCTATTAGTGAAGACCTTGGACAGGTTGAGTACATTTTGAGTGACAGAACTGGAACACTGACAGAAAACAGAATGATTTTCAGAAGATGTTGCATGAGTGATACTCTATATGGAGAAAACAATGGGGATGCTTTAAAAG ATGCCAGACTTCTAGATGCTGTTTCGTGTAACGATCCTGatattgtcaaatttctcaCG TTATTCCTTATTCCTAATTTCAGCAATGGTGGTACTATAACATACCAAGCACAATCACAAGACGAGGAAGCTTTGGTCACTGCTGCATCAAAACTAAATATGGTGCTTGTGAGTAAAGACAGCAACACTGCTG AGATTTCTTTCAACGGTTGTAAGTTCTATTATGATTTGTTGGATATTTTGGAGTTTACTTCCGATCGCAAAAGAATGTCTGCTGTGGTAAAGGATGTCCAGAGTGGGAAGATCCTTCTTTCTAAAGGAGCTGATGAAACTATTCTTCCTCGTTGTCATCAAG